The following proteins are co-located in the Telopea speciosissima isolate NSW1024214 ecotype Mountain lineage chromosome 9, Tspe_v1, whole genome shotgun sequence genome:
- the LOC122639096 gene encoding F-box protein At4g00893-like yields MGSLPDDCNTIASSWSTGLKNSTENCHGVDNVTVAVLLEDIVVLIINKLDLVGFHHFSAVCRSWQSIAIAAKKTRLLHLRPQLPWLMVSHLFGFFSLSHDEVFRLELPEIYDTQCCGCNWGWLIMVGEMRRIFLLHPFTRAVIDQLPTQATLPVLDDCLVVAIYGSHHLALCRLGDEAWTTFGNYHFEESFEDIIFYEGKLYAITFQYELILVELHPHPKGTSCNVAPPAEEEFSPLTKRMKSFYLVERLGDLLMVIRCHVFVDSMIIPKPAMFKIFKLDLKGRCWNKGEDLDDQMLFIGTSTGFSLSAVDFPGFRGNCIYFTDDFSHDFSV; encoded by the exons ATGGGTTCCCTTCCCGATGATTGCAATACTATTGCTTCCAGCTGGTCAACTGGGTTGAAGAACTCCACTGAAAATTGCCATGGTGTCGACAATGTTACGGTTGCAGTACTTCTAGAGGATATCGTGGTGCTGATCATAAACAAGTTAGACTTGGTGGGCTTCCATCATTTTAGTGCAGTCTGCAGGTCTTGGCAATCTATTGCCATTGCTGCCAAGAAAACACGGCTGTTGCACCTTAGACCTCAACTCCCATGGCTGATGGTTTCccatctttttgggtttttcagtCTCTCCCATGACGAAGTTTTTAGGTTAGAATTGCCTGAAATCTATGACACACAGTGTTGTGGGTGTAATTGGGGATGGTTGATAATGGTGGGTGAGATGAGACGcatttttcttttgcatccaTTTACTAGGGCTGTAATTGACCAACTTCCAACTCAAGCTACTCTTCCTGTTCTCG ATGATTGCTTGGTTGTAGCAATTTATGGTAGCCACCATTTAGCCTTATGTAGACTAGGAGATGAGGCGTGGACAACTTTTGGAAATTACCATTTTGAGGAATCTTTTGAAGACATTATATTCTACGAAGGAAAATTATATGCTATTACTTTTCAATATGAACTTATACTTGTGGAGTTGCATCCTCATCCAAAAGGAACAAGTTGTAACGTTGCTCCTCCAGCAGAAGAGGAATTTAGCCCTCTCACTAAGCGGATGAAGTCCTTTTATTTGGTGGAACGTCTTGGAGACTTGTTGATGGTTATAAGATGTCATGTATTTGTTGATTCAATGATAATCCCTAAACCTGCTATGTTCAAGATATTCAAGTTAGATCTAAAGGGTCGGTGTTGGAATAAGGGGGAAGACTTGGATGATCAAATGCTATTTATTGGCACAAGTACTGGCTTCTCTCTTTCTGCAGTTGACTTCCCTGGATTTAGAGGAAACTGCATATATTTCACAGATGATTTCTCTCATGACTTTTCAGTGTAA